A single region of the Sorghum bicolor cultivar BTx623 chromosome 9, Sorghum_bicolor_NCBIv3, whole genome shotgun sequence genome encodes:
- the LOC8068155 gene encoding E3 ubiquitin-protein ligase UPL4, producing MDAGDDDAVLQYAVAAIADESAGAGELAAGLAALCDVLAVSGPDFILAIPHAGLAARLPALLAGGSGSGSGSGACGSSDVPLLAARAIAEACEAAPQWAPRFARHGAVDALRDRLLAVDCIELAEECLRALDAISLECPDECLRRGVAAAVLQFFDFFSTNKQKVALQIVWNVFTDYDEVNAAKAMEAVPALCNLLQYSDRMILESTISCLALAAAGASGTKHMSKLCESNVVQVTMTLMVDEGWKSLNDATLTGILGLLKGLASVSAKAVKSLFELNFCELLEQMITYYSYLHHDSHKVQILVELIYQLMPPLKTSDQHAKLVTAKRKLIMRQSRYMNQLASIVALIVQVAKSAALSSICHSCVVLIGKIVQLITPNFLVELQRTVNLSSFLNCLLARKNHHILFETLKISRTLLEKDQLFSLETFTKEGVKHAIEYIVSQSKNTSHQSERNNSMKESCLCFDLESSSTVEACSIENDAVMELAEEIKKNFFSVKRSKKTSHRFGFTLRSVRDFFARLNVYALTHPAENPDSCKQLSDLSRRLLSDELPVTSTFEFVQSGSIKCFAVYLSNGAYCNADLNDGPVLEQLSKVQSRLQQFANLALTLSNKSSANPLGILVEKLLDTLHMCYDSFPVMLSDEQISRESMMIPLRYPEAQEPTLLELKFRRSRKERELRNYNGVLSVDLFSTPDTTEPILFPRVFRRTDQEAASKNSNQEIEANGSKKLVESKNDDGNRSSRLRFLYNGVTLQPSVTFFESILRLMNKGQSDLLIDPSFWEKEHNITYRKRKKSKEISSQSSYYTRLSHVQENLQRAWLKDPFFTAILHGKLPGDLDVSDLSYNLLFMLKVLEGLNRFSYQLLMDEQINKFAEGTLQDLNDLEVSIYPVPRHHFISSLLVNKLEVQMQDTFFEDGLIPSWCVYLVETCPFLLSFDTRWKYFCLTVHRSFIPDQVNSSPEQVHNTLNQVNGHLDQVKSPPQSKKYRVARSAILEGAVSVMTSHGSSSRIIDVEFEGEVGTGRGPTFEFYTTVTHELQRGGLGMWRGDSGEHGFIHAPFGLFPKPWSPSGTSSQGVDFTNMLQKFKLLGNLVARAVLDGRILDIPLSKAFYKVMLEQELDIYDIPLFDPELGKIVIEFQALVSRKNFLETSSRASNPMVDLTYKNVKLEDLCLDFTLPGNPEYELVPGGSEKPVTLESLGEYVSLVADATLKSGIAKQIEAFKSGINEVFALKALKMFTEEEMECILCGEQDAWALKNLEDHMEFEHGYDMSSQPIIIFLEILREFGREEQRAFIQFSTGAPQLPLGGLASLEPKLTVVRKQCDGNVDDELPSVNTCRHFIKLPPYSSKEIMRTKLKYAITEGLGSFHLS from the exons ATGGACGCGGGCGACGACGACGCGGTGCTGCAGTACGCGGTGGCGGCGATCGCCGACGAGTCCGCGGGCGCGGGGGAGTTGGCGGCGGGGCTGGCCGCGCTCTGCGACGTGCTCGCCGTGTCGGGGCCGGACTTCATCCTCGCCATCCCGCACGCGGGCCTCGCCGCGCGCCTCCCCGCCCTCCTCGCCggcggctccggctccggctcagGGTCCGGCGCCTGCGGCAGCAGCGACGTGCCGCTGCTCGCCGCGCGCGCCATCGCCGAGGCCTGCGAGGCCGCGCCACAGTGGGCCCCGCGATTCGCGCGACACGGCGCCGTCGACGCGCTCCGCGACAGGCTCCTCGCCGTCGACTGCATCGAACTCGCCGAGGAG TGCTTGCGAGCTCTGGACGCCATATCTTTGGAATGTCCAGACGAGTGCCTCAGAAGGGGGGTGGCAGCTGCTGTGCTGCAGTTCTTCGACTTCTTTTCGACGAACAAGCAG AAAGTGGCGCTCCAGATCGTCTGGAATGTCTTCACCGATTATGATGAAGTGAATGCTGCTAAGGCCATGGAGGCTGTGCCTGCACTGTGCAACCTTCTGCAGTATTCTGATAGGATG ATTCTCGAATCCACTATTTCGTGCTTGGCATTGGCTGCTGCTGGTGCTTCCGGAACTAAACACATGAGTAAGCTCTGTGAATCGAATGTGGTCCAGGTGACAATGACTTTGATGGTTGATGAGGGGTGGAAGAGCCTCAATGATGCCACTTTAACT GGCATTCTGGGGCTGCTTAAAGGTCTTGCTTCTGTCTCCGCAAAGGCTGTGAAGTCTCTTTTTGAGTTAAATTTTTGTGAATTGCTTGAACAGATGATAACTTATTACAGCTATTTGCACCACGATAGTCATAAG GTCCAGATACTTGTGGAGCTCATTTACCAGCTTATGCCACCTCTTAAAACCTCTGATCAACATGCTAAACTAGTCACTGCAAAGAGGAAACTCATTATGAGACAAAGTCGATACATGAACCAGCTTGCTAGCATCGTCGCCCTTATAGTACAG GTTGCAAAATCTGCTGCACTATCATCAATTTGCCACAGCTGTGTTGTTCTCATTGGCAAGATTGTTCAATTAATCACACCTAATTTCCTAGTGGAGTTACAGAGGACTGTAAATCTCTCAag CTTTCTTAATTGTTTGTTGGCCCGGAAAAACCACCACATCTTATTTGAAACACTCAAGATTTCAAGGACCCTTTTGGAAAAAGACCAGCTCTTTTCCTTGGAGACCTTTACCAAGGAGGGTGTAAAGCATGCAATTGAGTATATAGTATCACAATCAAAAAACACCAGTCACCAGTCAGAAAGAAACAACAGCATGAAAGAAAGTTGCCTTTGCTTTGACCTGGAATCTTCCTCGACTGTTGAGGCATGCAGCATTGAGAATGATGCTGTCATGGAGCTAGCAGAAGAGATAAAGAAAAACTTCTTCTCGGTAAAACGGAGCAAAAAAACTTCACATAGGTTTGGATTTACTCTCAGAAGTGTCAGGGACTTTTTTGCTAGGTTGAATGTATATGCCTTGACACACCCTGCTGAAAATCCTGATAGCTGCAAGCAGTTGTCTGATCTTTCAAGGAGATTATTGTCAGATGAACTGCCAGTTACTTCCACTTTTGAGTTTGTGCAGAGTGGATCTATCAAATGTTTTGCAGTTTATCTCTCAAATGGGGCGTACTGCAATGCAGACCTCAATGATGGACCTGTACTTGAGCAGCTTAGTAAGGTGCAGAGTCGGCTGCAGCAATTTGCTAATTTGGCTCTCACCCTCTCCAATAAAAGTTCAGCAAATCCACTTGGGATTttggtggagaagctgctagacactttgcacaTGTGCTATGACAGTTTTCCTGTAATGCTATCTGATGAACAGATTTCACGTGAGAGCATGATGATTCCGCTGAGATATCCTGAGGCCCAGGAACCAACGTTATTGGAATTAAAATTTCGGAGGTCGCGGAAGGAGAGAGAATTACGGAACTACAATGGTGTTCTTAGTGTCGACCTTTTCTCAACCCCAGATACCACTGAGCCAATTCTATTTCCTAGGGTCTTTAGAAGAACTGATCAGGAAGCTGCATCCAAG AATTCCAATCAAGAGATAGAAGCAAATGGGAGCAAAAAATTAGTAGAGTCCAAAAATG ATGATGGGAACAGATCCTCAAGACTGAGATTCTTGTACAATGGCGTGACACTCCAACCATCTGTTACATTTTTCGAATCGATACTCCGTCTGATGAACAAGGGACAATCTGATCTCTTGATCGACCCATCTTTCTGGGAAAAAGAACACAACATAACCTataggaaaagaaagaaaagcaaGGAGATCTCTTCTCAGAGTTCCTACTATACTCGGTTATCCCACGTGCAAGAAAACCTTCAACGCGCATGGTTAAAGGACCCTTTTTTCACTGCCATACTTCATGGCAAACTTCCTGGTGATCTGGATGTGTCTGATCTGTCCTACAATCTCTTGTTCATGCTGAAAGTTCTTGAAGGGCTGAACCGTTTTTCATATCAACTGTTGATGGATGAACAGATAAACAAATTTGCTGAAGGAACTCTACAAGACCTCAATGATCTCGAGGTGTCAATATATCCAGTTCCACGACATCACTTCATCAGTAGCCTTCTCGTAAATAAGCTAGAGGTGCAAATGCAAGATACCTTCTTTGAGGATGGCCTCATACCCTCATGGTGTGTCTATCTGGTTGAGACCTGCCCATTCCTGTTGTCCTTCGATACACGGTGGAAGTACTTCTGCCTGACTGTGCATCGCTCATTCATTCCGGACCAGGTTAACAGTTCTCCAGAACAGGTTCACAATACTTTGAACCAAGTTAATGGTCACTTGGACCAGGTTAAGAGTCCTCCACAAAGTAAAAAGTACAGGGTAGCCCGAAGTGCTATCCTTGAAGGTGCTGTATCAGTTATGACCAGTCATGGCTCAAGTAGTAGAATCATTGACGTAGAGTTCGAAGGAGAGGTTGGGACTGGGCGAGGTCCAACATTTGAATTCTACACTACAGTTACTCATGAACTTCAAAGGGGCGGGCTTGGAATGTGGAGAGGAGACAGTGGTGAACATGGATTCATTCATGCTCCTTTTGGATTATTTCCAAAGCCGTGGTCGCCATCAGGCACTTCATCACAAGGAGTTGATTTTACTAATATGCTACAGAAATTCAAGCTTTTAGGGAATCTTGTAGCGAGAGCAGTTCTGGATGGAAGGATCCTGGATATTCCACTTTCTAAAGCATTTTACAAGGTCATGCTTGAGCAG gAGCTCGATATATATGACATCCCATTGTTTGATCCTGAGCTGGGCAAGATAGTAATAGAGTTTCAAGCACTTGTTAGTAGGAAGAACTTTTTGGAAACCTCTTCCAGAGCATCTAACCCTATGGTTGATTTGACCTATAAAAACGTAAAATTGGAGGATTTGTGTCTTGACTTCACTCTTCCTGGAAATCCTGAATATGAACTTGTTCCTGGAGGCTCAGAGAAGCCGGTAACACTTGAAAGTTTAGGTGAATATGTATCTTTGGTTGCTGATGCAACACTGAAGAGCGGGATTGCCAAGCAGATCGAGGCTTTCAAGTCTGGAATTAATGAG GTTTTTGCTCTTAAGGCCCTCAAAATGTTTACTGAGGAGGAAATGGAATGCATACTATGTGGTGAACAGGATGCTTGGGCT TTAAAGAACCTCGAGGATCACATGGAGTTTGAGCATGGCTACGATATGAGCAGTCAACCGATTATTATT TTCCTGGAGATATTGCGAGAGTTTGGAAGAGAGGAGCAGCGGGCTTTCATACAGTTCAGTACTGGAGCCCCTCAACTCCCGCTTGGCGGCCTAGCTTCGCTTGAGCCCAAGCTCACTGTCGTACGCAAG CAATGCGATGGCAATGTAGACGACGAATTGCCAAGTGTCAATACCTGCCGGCACTTTATCAAGCTCCCTCCTTACTCCTCGAAG GAGATAATGAGAACGAAGCTCAAATATGCCATTACAGAGGGTCTAGGCTCCTTCCACTTATCATGA
- the LOC8071246 gene encoding probable sugar phosphate/phosphate translocator At3g11320 — MGQQEAQTHHPDEAALPTTTAAAASSSSSSSRLFTAWLVASWYASNIGVLLLNKYLLSVYGFRFPILLTACHMTACTLLSALVHHHHHHRSSSRSRGSRSRAQLARVAVLGAVFCASVVAGNVSLRHLPVSFNQAVGATTPFFTALLAYAVAGRREAFATYAALVPVVAGVVIATGGEPSFHLFGFIMCVAATAGRALKSVLQGILLSSEEEKMDSMDLLRYMAPVAVLLLVPATLAMERDAFGVVADLARVDPSFLWILLCNSCLAYFVNLTNFLVTKHTSALTLQVLGNAKGAVAVVVSILIFRNPVTVVGMLGYGVTVAGVVLYGEAKKRSK; from the exons ATGGGGCAGCAGGAGGCCCAGACTCACCACCCCGACGAGGCGGCGCTCCCGacaaccaccgccgccgccgcgtcctcctcctcctcctcctccaggctCTTCACGGCGTGGCTGGTGGCGTCGTGGTACGCCTCCAACATCGGGGTGCTCCTCCTCAACAAGTACCTCCTCTCCGTCTACGGCTTCCGCTTCCCCATCCTGCTCACCGCCTGCCACATGACCGCCTGCACGCTCCTCTCCGCGCtcgtccaccaccaccaccaccaccgctccTCCTCCCGCAGCCGCGGCTCCAGGTCCAGGGCGCAGCTCGCGCGCGTCGCCGTCCTCGGCGCCGTCTTCTGCGCCTCCGTCGTCGCGGGGAACGTCTCGCTCCGCCACCTCCCGGTCTCCTTCAACCAGGCCGTCGGCGCCACCACGCCTTTCTTCACCGCGCTCCTCGCCTACGCCGTTGCTGGTCGCCGCGAGGCCTTCGCCACCTACGCCGCGCTCGTCCCCGTCGTCGCCGGCGTCGTCATCGCCACCGGG GGCGAGCCGAGCTTCCACCTCTTCGGATTCATCATGTGCGTCGCCGCCACGGCCGGGCGCGCGCTCAAGTCCGTGCTGCAGGGGATCCTGCTGTCGTCCGAGGA GGAGAAGATGGACTCCATGGACCTCCTCCGCTACATGGCGCCGGTGGCCGTCCTGCTGCTGGTGCCGGCGACGCTGGCCATGGAGCGCGACGCGTTCGGGGTGGTGGCGGACCTCGCCCGGGTGGACCCTAGCTTCCTCTGGATCCTGCTCTGCAACTCCTGCCTCGCCTACTTCGTCAACCTCACCAACTTCCTCGTCACCAAGCACACCAGCGCGCTCACGCTCCAG GTTCTTGGGAACGCGAAAGGCGCCGTCGCGGTGGTCGTCTCCATCCTCATCTTCAGGAACCCCGTGACGGTCGTGGGGATGCTGGGCTACGGTGTCACGGTCGCCGGCGTCGTCTTGTACGGCGAGGCCAAGAAGAGGAGCAAGTGA